CCCGACGCGAAGTAATAGGTCCATTCTTCTAATCGTGCACCATCCGTTTCAACTCTGACCCCCGTGCTGCTCGGTGCGCCGAGCCAGCTGCGTACCTCTGCCTGTGAGGTCGTGCCGCGTACGACCTTGTTTGAAAAAGCCTGGAGGTCGAAATTATTGCCGACATGGAAGGCGGTTGCACTGCACGCGGCGAGCAGCAGCGAGAGGCAGATGAAAAGGGTTCGCAAAGTGGCTTTCATGGTGGTCCTCTGTGTGATTCGATTAAACCCGCTCAGAATACGCCGTTTTTGTCATCGTGTTTAGTGCCAGTGTTCGTTCACGACGGGCGGGGCGTAGGATGTTGCTGGATACGCATGAAAAAATCGTTGATTGCCGTACAATATGTGGCATGAACATCAAAACTTTCCCAGACAGTCCTTATCGTTTGCATCAGCCGTTTGAGCCGGCAGGCGATCAGCCGACCGCCATCGAACAACTGGTCGAAGGGATCAACGACGGTCTGGCATTTCAGACGCTGCTGGGGGTCACGGGTTCGGGCAAGACCTATACCATGGCGAACGTGATCGCGCGTTGCGGGCGTCCTGCGATGGTGATGGCGCCGAATAAGACGCTGGCCGCACAACTGTATTCCGAGCTGCGCGATTTCTTCCCCGAAAATGCGGTGGAATATTTCGTTTCCTATTACGATTATTACCAGCCTGAGGCCTATGTGCCGTCGCGCGATGTGTTCATCGAAAAGGATTCGGCGATCAACGAGCAGATCGAGCAAATGCGGCTGTCGGCGACTAAGGCGCTGCTCGAACGCGAGGACTGCATCATCGTCGCGACGGTATCGGCGATCTACGGTATTGGCGATCCGGTTGATTACCACGGCATGATTCTGCATCTGCGCAACAACGAAAAGATGCACCAGCGCGAGGTGATCAAACGCCTGATCGAGATGCAGTACGAGCGCAATGACGTCGATTTTACGCGCGGTCGGTTTCGCGTCAGGGGGGATGTGATCGATGTGTTTCCGGCGGAAAGCAGCGAACAGGCGCTGCGCATCACCCTGTTCGACGACGAGGTCGAGACGCTCTCCCTGTTCGATCCTTTAACTGGCCATATCCAGCAAAAAGTGCCGCGCTATACCGTTTATCCTTCCAGCCATTACGTGACGCCGCGCGCGACCGTGTTGCAGGCGATCGAGACCATCAAGGTGGAGCTTGCCGAGCGCATTAAATATTTTGTCGGGGAAAACAAGCTTGTCGAGGCGCAGCGTATCGAACAGCGTACCCGTCACGATCTGGAGATGCTGACCGAGATTGGCTTTACCAAGGGGATTGAAAATTATTCGCGCCATCTGTCGGGTAGAAATCCTGGCGACCCGCCGCCGACCCTGCTGGACTACCTGCCGCCCAATGCGCTGATGTTTCTCGATGAAAGCCACGTGATGATTCCTCAGGTGGGTGCGATGTATAAGGGGGATCGGGCGCGCAAGGAAAATCTGGTGGTGTACGGATTCAGGCTGCCGTCCGCGATGGACAACCGCCCATTACGGTTCGATGAATTCGAGCACATCATGCGTCAGAGCGTGTTTGTCTCTGCGACTCCGTCCGTGTATGAGGCTGAACATGCGGGGCAGGTGGTCGAACAGGTGGTAAGACCGACGGGCCTAGTTGATCCTATTATTCTTGTGCGTCCTGCGATCAATCAGGTGGACGATCTGATGTCGGAAATCCGCCTGCGCATCAAAGTCGGCGAGCGCGTGCTGGTGACGACCTTAACCAAGCGCATGTCTGAGGATCTGACGGAGTATCTGTCTGAACACGGCGTTAAGGTGCGCTATCTGCATTCGGATATCGACACCGTCGAGCGCGTCGAAATCATTAGGGATTTACGGCTGGGCGAGTTCGATGTGCTGATCGGCATCAATTTGCTGCGCGAAGGACTGGATATTCCCGAGGTGTCGCTGGTGGCGATACTGGACGCGGATAAGGAGGGGTTTCTGCGCTCCGAGCGTTCACTGATTCAGACCATCGGCCGTGCGGCACGGCACCTGCACGGCACGGCGATTTTATATGCAGACAGAATCACCGATTCGATGCGGCGGGCGATGGATGAGACTGAACGTCGCCGCACCAAACAGGTCGCGCACAACTTAGAACACGGCATTACCCCGCAAGGCGTGCAAAAACGTATCAAGGACATCATTGAGGGGACGTATGAGCTGGACGATGCCCGTCTCAACCAGAAGGCAGCACAGGAACAGGCTAAGTATCTGGCGATGAGCCGTGCGCAAGTCACCAAAGAAATCAACCGGCTGGAAAAAGAGATGCTGGCGGCGGCAAAAAATCTGGAATTCGAAAAAGCCACGACTTTGCGCGACCAGTTGAAGAAATTGCGTGACAACGTGCTGCTCTCGACGCTGTAATAGGGGTATCAGGTGCGACGCGCGGAAGACTTGGATTTGGACGTTCAGAATCGAGTGTGTAAGAAATTTTTGGGTAATTAGGGGCAGGTAATTAGAGGAGGTAATTAGGGTCAGACTCGAATTAATTATTAAATCGAGTCTGACCCTATTTGTTTCTATTTGTTTAAGTCTGACCCTATTTGTTTATAAGAAGTCACTACTGTCCGGTAGATTTTAAGTTCATTTCGCTGTAGCCCTTTATTGACGTGGCTTTCAGCACGTTTTTGCATTCCGACGATTTCAAATACTATCTGGAATCGCCTTTGGTTAAAAAACCGTATCGTTTGCCCTTTAATCGGCAGACGGAGCGGCAGCATGAATCGGGGCAAAACAGTTTTCGCACAATTGCTGGACTTCGTGCCGTTCAATCATTTCGAATATCTGACCGAGCGCTTTGCCGCCAACCACGGGATCAAGCATTTCTCCGCATGGAGCCAATTCATCTGCATGGCCTATGCACAACTGACCCGGCGCGATGGCTTGCGTGATTTGGTTGCCTGTCTCAATTCTCAGAAGAGCAAGCTTTACCATATCGGTATCCGCAGCAAAGTATCCCGTTCCACACTGGCCGATGCCAACGAACGGCGCGACTGGCGGCTGTTCGAGGCACTCGGCCATCGTTTGATCTCCATAGCGCTCGAACTGTACCGGGACGAGGACATCGGCCTGGGACTCAAAGAACCGCTCTACGCCATGGACTCGACCACCATCGATCTGTGCCTGACGCTGTTCCCCTGGGCGGAATTTCGTTCAACCAAGGCCGCCGTCAAAGCGCACACCATCATTGATCTGCGCGGTTCAATCCCTGTGTTTCTGTCCATTACCACCGGCAAGGTTCACGATGTCAATCTGCTCGACGTGATCCCATTCCCCGCTGGCACCATCGTCGTCATTGATCGGGGCTACCTGCACTTCGCCAGATTGTATGCGCTACACCAGCGCCAAGTTACCTTTGTCATCCGCGCAAAGAACAATCTCCGCTTTACCTGGATTGCGTCGCGCGAAGTGGACAAAGCCACTGGATTACGCTGCGATCAAACCATACTGCTGGCGACACCCAAATCAAAAACCGCTTACCCGGAACGCCTGCGCCGGGTTTCTTTCCGCGACCCGGAAACCGGCAAGCATTTGGTGTTCCTGACCAATCGCTTCGATTTGCCCGCGCTGACCATCGCCAATATCTACAAAAATCGCTGGCAAATCGAACTGTTCTTCAAGTGGCTCAAGCAAAACCTTGCCATCAAACATTTCTATGGCAATTCCCTCAATGCCGTCAAATCCCAAATCTGGATCGCAATATGCGTTTACCTGCTGGTCAGCATTGCCAAAAAACAGCTCAATCTTCCTGCCTCCCAGCAGATTTTACTGAATCTTTTTGAGGTCAATATGTTCGATAAAACCCCAATAAATCAAATGGTTGCAAATGCGATACAGAATCTTGACGAACCGGACATCAGTAAACAATTGAATCTATTCGATTTTTAACCGGACAGTAGTGATAAGAAGTGTGTCAGAGCAAGGGTACGATCATTAGGGCGACGATATTGATGATCTTGATCAGCGGATTAATCGCCGGACCTGCGGTGTCTTTATAAGGATCGCCCACGGTGTCACCCGTGACAGCGGCCTTGTGGGCTTCAGAACCTTTGCCGCCGAAGTTGCCTTCCTCGATGTATTTCTTGGCGTTATCCCATGCGCCCCCGCCAACCGTCATCGAGATGGCGACGAAGATGCCGGTGATGATGGTGCCGACCAGCACGCCGCCCAGTGCCTGCGGGCCCAGCGTCAGACCGACGACGACGGGAACGGCAACCGGCAACAGGGAGGGGACGATCATTTCACGGATGGCGGCTTTGGTGAGCATGTCGACACAGGTGCCGTATTCCGGTTTCCCGGTCCCTTCCATGATGCCGGGGATTTCCCTGAACTGGCGGCGCACTTCAACCACCACTGCACCCGCCGCACGGCCGACGGCTTCCATGCCCATGGCACCGAACAGATAGGGAATCATGCCGCCGATAAAGAGCCCGACGATGACCATGTGGTTGGATAAATCGAAGCTCGTCACGACACCGAGATGCGCTTCCAGTGCGTGGGTGTAGTCGGCGAACAGCACGAGGGCGGCCAGCCCTGCCGAGCCGATGGCATAGCCTTTGGTGACAGCTTTGGTGGTGTTACCCACGGCGTCCAGTGCATCGGTAATGACGCGCACTTCATCGGGCAGTTTGGACATTTCAGCGATGCCGCCTGCGTTATCGGTGATCGGGCCGTAGGCATCGAGCGCTACGATAATGCCGGTCATTGACAGCATCGCGGTGGCGGCAATGGCAATGCCATAGAGTCCGGCCATCGAATAGGCGCCCATGATCGCCATACAGACCACAATCACGGGGGCAGCGGTCGATTTCATTGAGACGCCTAAGCCTGCGATGATGTTGGTGCCGTGACCCGTGGTGGAGGCTGCCGCGATGTGGCGTACCGGCGCGTATTCGGTGGCGGTGTAGTATTCGGTAATCCATACCAGCGCTGCGGTGAGCAGCAGACCGATCACGGTCGAGCCATACAGTGCATCGACGCTATATACCCCGTTGTTGCCCATGATCCATTGCGTTAACGGATAGAAGGCGATCAGCGCCAGAACGGCGGAAACAGCCAGTCCGCGATACAACGCGTTCATGATCTTGCCGCCGGGTCGAGCCTTGACGAAGTAAGTTCCGACGATGGACGCGATGATGGAGAAACCGCCCAGCACCAGCGGATAAATGACTGCGTTCTCACCTGCATTGGTCATCAGCAGTCCGCCTAGCATCATGGTGGCGATGATGGTGACCGCATAAGTTTCGAACAAGTCTGCGGCCATTCCGGCACAATCGCCGACATTGTCGCCGACGTTGTCAGCGATCACCGCCGGATTGCGCGGGTCGTCCTCGGGGATGCCGGCTTCGACTTTACCTACCAGATCGGCACCGACATCGGCTCCCTTGGTGAAAATGCCGCCGCCTAATCGCGCGAAGATGGAGATGAGCGAGCCGCCAAAACCTAAGCCGATCAGCGCGTGAGTCGCATCGTTCATGGACGCGCCGGTATTGATCAAAAATGCGTAATAGCCCGCGACGCCCAGCAGGCCTAAACCGACCACCAGCATGCCGGTAATCGCGCCTCCCTTGAAGGAGACATCCAGTGCCGCGTTGAGGCTCTCCTTGGCGGCTTCTGCGGTGCGGATATTGGCGCGCACCGACACGTTCATACCGATGAAGCCGGCAGCGCCCGAGAGTAGTGCGCCGATGGCGAAGCCAATGGCAGTTTGCCAGCCTAAGGCTGCGAAGATGACGATAAACAGAATGGCGCCGACGATGGCGATGGTCAGATATTGGCGGGCCAGATAGGCGGATGCGCCTTCTTGGATGGCGGCGGCGATTTCTCGCATTCGCTCACTGCCGGTGGGTTTGGCGAGGATCCATTTGATTGAAAACACGCCATACAAGATTGCAACAACGGAGCACAACAGCGCAAAGCCTAGGCCATCTGACATGATTTTCTCCCTGAGTTGAACCGCTATAATTAACGCCACTCGGTCAGTGTTTCCTGACGCTCGCAATCATAGCAGTATCGGAGCGCAGTGCGAAACTATGTCAGCTGATTTAAGGCGGCCAGACCTGCTGCTGCGATTTGTCCGTCTTCAGATGAACGCACGCCGCTGATCCCTAAAGCGCCGACCACGATACCGTCGATCAGCAACGGCACGCCGCCCTCTGCAGGAATGACGCTGGGCAAGGCCAGATGAATCAGGCGTCCGCTCAGCACCGCATCTTCCGAGGTCTTGGTCGCGCGCCGGAAGGCAATCGCGGCATAGGCCTTGGCAATGGCCGTTTCGACACTGCCGAACTGGGTGTCGTGACTGCGTTGCAGATATAGCAGATGACCGCCGTCATCCACCACCGCGACGACGACGCGCCAGTTATTGCGCAGCGCTTCTACATCGGCCGCTGCTGCAATGCGCTTAGCGTCAGTCAGCGTCAGAACAGGCTTGGTGGACATGATCATCGTGTCAGTGCGGCGAAGATGTTGTTGCAAATGTCGTTTACGCTACCGACGCCGGCAATTTTGACTGAGACGGGGGCTGCGGTATCGCCCGTTGCCGACCAGGACTGATAATATTCCACCAGCGGTTTAGTCTGGTCGTGATACACGTTCAGGCGCTTGATGACCGTTTCCTCAACATCGTCGGGGCGCTGTACCAGTTCTTCGCCGGTGATGTCATCGCGTCCTGCGACTTTAGGCGGGTTGAAAATCGTGTGATAAGTGCGTCCGGATGCCGGATGCACGCGGCGACCGCTCATGCGCTGAATGATCTCGCTGTCGGCGACGTCGATTTCGACCACGAAGTCGATCGGGATGCCGGCGTCTTTCATCGCCTGTGCCTGCGGGATAGTGCGTGGAAAACCGTCAAACAGAAAGCCGTCTTTGCAGTCTGCATCCTTGATACGCTCTTTGACCAGATTGATGATGATGTCGTCGGAGACTAGGCCGCCCGCATCCATGATGCTTTTGGCCGCCAATCCCAGCGCAGAGCCTGCCTTGACTGCTGCGCGCAGCATGTCGCCAGTGGAGATTTGCGGGATGTTATATTTTTCCTTGATGTAGGTCGCCTGAGTGCCTTTGCCGGCTCCGGGTGCACCTAAAAGTATGACGCGCATGGTTAATCCTTTCTTGGTAAGTAGTCAGTGGGGGGTGAGTTTTACTTGCTACTCACAACTAACCGTTTTTTTAAATATTTCTATTGCTGCCTGCAAATCTTCTGCGGTGTCAACGCCAGCCGGCGGGGCGGAATCTGCGATGACCACACCGATTTTGTAGCCATGATACAGCGCCCGCAATTGTTCGAGCGATTCGTATTGTTCAACCGGAGTGGTCCAAAGCTGACCGTAATCGCGCAAAAAGCTGGCGCGATAGGCATAGATGCCGATATGTCTGAGCACGGGTAAGTCGGCCGGTAAGCCGACTCCTGCGGCAAAGGCATCGCGCGGATAGGGGATGGGCGCGCGGCTGAAATACATCGCATTGCCTTGTTTGTCGAGCACGGCCTTGACGATGTTCGGATTACGCATCGACGCTTCGTCGTGCAGGGTGTGGCAGGCGGTGGCTATCGCGCATTCCGGATGTTCGTGCAGGTGCTGCGCGACCGCGCGTATCAGTTCCGGCGGCATCAGGGGTTCATCGCCCTGCACATTGACGACGATCGTCTCGTCCGGCCAGCCCTGACGCTCGACAACTTCTGCAATGCGATCCGTGCCGCTGATATGGGTGTCGCGCGTGAGGCAGGCCTTAAAGCCATGTTCATGCACCACGTTGGCGATTGCGTGATGGTCGGTGGCGATCCAGATGTGCTGTGCGCCGCTTTTGGCTGCCTGTTCGGCGACGCGCACGATCATGGGCTTGCCCGCGATGTGGAGCAGTGGCTTGCCGGGCAGTCGGGTGGACGCATGGCGTGCCGGGATGACGACGTTAAACGCGATCATGGTAGTCTCAACTTAGAGTGCTTCGGCTTCTTCGGGCGTCAGTTTGCGTGCTTCGTCGGCCAGCATCACCGGAATGCCGTCGGCAATTTTGAATGCCAGGCGGTCTGCGCGGCAAATTAATTCCTGCTCGGCTTTGCGGTAAATCAGCGGGGATTTGCACAGCGGGCAGACCAGAATGTCGAGCAGTTTAGCGTCCATGAATGGCAATCTTTCGCAGTAGTTGGTCGGTCAGGGCTGGTTCAATCAGGGCATCGACACGCAATACCCAATATTTATCATCAGCGAATGCAGCGCATTTTACCGCATCTTTTTCAGTCAGGAGTAGTGCATCGCAATCCTGATAAATCAGTTCGCCCGATGTGTAGGGGTGATGGTCCGGAAATGCATGGGGCGTGACGGTCAGCCCCAGTGTGGCCAGATGGTCGAAGTAGCGTTGCGGGTGGCCGATGCCGGCGATTGCGTGCACGCGTAACTTCTTGAAATCGAGTGCTGTTGCCGTTTTTTCCGGATCGGTTAAATTGTAGAAAATGTCGCCCGACAATTGCATCGAATACTGGCCCGGATCGGTTTTTCCACCGTTGATTACCACGGCATCGACGGATGCCAGTCGTGAAACGGGTTCACGCAGGGGGCCTGCAGGGAGCAGATAGCTGTTGCCGAAACGGCGCACGCCGTCGATGACGACGATTTCCATATCGCGCTGCAGGCGGTAATGCTGCAGGCCATCGTCACACAGGATCACATCGCATAAAGGATGGGCTTGTATCGCCGCCTGCGCGGTGGCAACCCGGTCACGCCCCACCCAGACGGGGCAAATGTTGCGCTGTGCCATCAGCTTTGGTTCGTCGCCGACCTGTTCTGCGGTGCTCTCGGGGGTGACGGCCTGCTGCGCTTTATTTCCGCCGAAGCCGCGGCTGATGATGACAGGGTGATGGCCTGCATGTGTTAGTTGCTGTGCCAGCTTCAGGGTCAACGGGGTTTTTCCGGTGCCGCCTACGCTGATATTGCCGATGATGGCAACCGTCACAGGCAATTTAAAACTGTGCAGCAGCCGGCACCGGTACAGCGTGCGGCGCAGGGCTACTAGTGCGCCGAACAGCCAGCTTGCAGGCAGCAGGATCAGGTGTCGCCAGTTACGCTGATACCAGTGCGCCTCAATACCTGCCATGCCGGCTAGTTCGCTTCGTTCTGTGTGGCGAAGGTGATGCGGCCGTAGCCTGCCTGTCTTGCGGCTTCCATCACGTTGATGACGGCCTGATGCGGCGTCTTGGCATCAGCATTGATGACGATGACAGGATCGGTCTGCGATCCAGCCGCCGTTTTCAGTGCGGCGGCTAACGCGCTGATATCGGTGAACTTCAACGTCGCGTTGTTGATTGCATAATGAGCGCTAGCATCGATGGCGACGTTGACGGGCTGCGCTGTCTGAGCTTCTGCGCTGCCGCCCGCCTGCGGCAGATTGATCTGCAATTCGGAATATTTGGCGTAGCTGGTGGTGACCATCAAAAAGATCAGAATCACCAGCAGTACGTCTATCATCGGAATCAGATTGATTTCCGGTTCTTCACGAGTGCGTCCGCGTTGAAAATTCATCGTTTAACCTTTGCGCTGACCATGCACGATTTCGACCAGCTTGATCGCCTGCTGCTCCATCTCTATGGTCAGGCTGTCGGCCTTGGCACGGAAATGACGGTAAAAAATCATGCTGGGGATCGCGACGATCAGGCCGAAGGCGGTGTTGTACAGCGCGACAGAAATACCGTGCGCCAGAATCGCCGGACTGTTGCCGGCCGCCGTTTGGGCACCGAAAATTTCGATCATGCCCACTACGGTGCCGAACAATCCCAGTAAGGGGCTGATCGATGCGATGGTGCCGAGCGTGGTGAGAAAATGTTCCAGATCGTGCGAGGTTGCGCGTCCTGCTTCCTCGATCGACTCTTTCATGATTTCAGGCGTGCTCTTGATGTTCTTGAGGCCGGCGGCAAAAATGCACCCCAGAGGCGAGTGTTTGGCAAGTTTAGCCAGCATGCCTTCGCTGACACCGCGCTGCTTGAGTTCCTTGACCACTTCATCGAGTAATCCCGACGGCGCAATGCGACTGCTGCGCAGATAAATGAGTCGCTCGGTGATTAAACCGGTGGCAATGATGGACGCAAAAATCAAAAACCAGATCGGCCAGCCAGCCGCTTCTACGATTGCAAACACGGGTATTCTCCAAATGTGCTTAAATTGTCAAATGTACGCCGTTTCAAACTACGGGCGGCGGATTTTTCAAGGATTGATAACGCGTAACTGTAGCGTGTCGCGACCGGTTGAGCAAGACATCTCAAGCAGTTGTTAATAAGATTGCGCTAATCCCACGTTATCAAAGCATATTTTAGTTTACCCACAATATCTGTGGATAACTCTGTGGATAAAGCCGCGTGCTTATGCTTTAAAGCGGTGAGCCGTAAGGGTTTTTCTTATGCTGCCTGTTTTTTGACAAGATAGATTATCTTTTATAATCAATGTGTTGGTGTAAGTGTTGCGGTTTTGTTGCGGAGGAATGCTCGCTATGCGCCGTGTTCTCTGGGTTTGTGAATAATTCTGGATTGTCAATATGTCTGAATACATTTTTTTAGATACAAAACCGCGCGTGCTGCAGGTTTCTGAACTCACCCGTGCAATCAATCAGTTACTGGAAGGAAATGTGCCGGCGCTATGGGTGCGCGGCGAAATATCCAATCTGGTCAAAGCCGCTTCCGGACACTGGTATTTCGCGCTCAAGGACGAACAGGCGCAGGTGCGCTGTGTGATGTTTCGTCACAAGAATCAATCGCTGGACAGCACGATTGCGAATGGGAGTCAGGTTGAGTTGCTCGCGGTTGCCTCCCTCTACGAGGCGCGCGGTGATTTTCAGCTGACCGTCGAACAACTGCGGCCGGCAGGATTAGGCGTGTTATATGAACAGTTCGCCAGGCTTAAACAAAAACTGGAGGATGAAGGCTTATTCGATGCGACATGTAAACGCGCGTTGCCGGCGTTTCCACGGCGTGTTGGGATCATCACCTCGCCTCAGGCCGCTGCATTGCGCGATGTGTTGACGACTTTGAAGCGGCGTCTGCCGGGTGTTCCGGTTATTTTGTACCCGACGCCGGTGCAAGGGGCGGGCAGTGCGGAAAAAATTGCCGACGCCATCCAGACGGCCTGTGAACGCAATGAGTGCAGCGTGCTGATCCTGTGTCGGGGCGGCGGCAGTATCGAGGATTTATGGTCGTTCAACGAGGAAGTAGTCGCCCGTGCCATCTTTGCCAGCGCTATTCCGATTGTCAGCGGCGTCGGGCATGAGACGGATTTTACCATTGCCGATTTTGTGGCTGACGAGCGTGCACCCACACCGACCGCCGCAGCGCAGCGTGCTGTGCCCGATCGCGAGACGTTGCTCAAAGGTTTGCGGGATACGGCGCAGCATTTATTGCGTTCGCAGCGCAACCGTCTGCAAAACGCCATGCAAGCGCTCGATTATCTGCAGCGTCGCGTGGTTCATCCGGCAGAGCAATTAAAGCAAAAATCGACCGTGCTCGATCAGATGCAACAGCGTTTACAGCGTAATTTTTCGCACGGACTGCAGCAGGAACAGTGGCGCTGTAAGTCCTATACGCATCGGCTGCGCGGTGCGGGCAGCGATTTTCGCCGCATGCAGGATAAACTCGTGCATCAATCAGCGCGTCTGGTACAGGCGATGCAAACCGGGCAAAGCCGTAAACAGGTGAGACTAGCGACTGCAGGCCAGCATTTGGGGTTGCTCAATCCGGCACAGGTGCTGGCGCGGGGCTATAGTCTGGTGCAGCATAGTGACGGGCGTCTGGTCTGTGCTGCCGAGCAGCTGGCGACGGGCGATACATTGCGTATCACCTTTGCATCCGGCTGGGCGACAACTGAAGTGACTGAGCGGGGCGTCTGAACCTGTACCGGTCGAATTGATGGATAATTCGCGACTGAATCGAAAAACCGCTGTTGAGGAGTGCATATGAAACTGAGCCTGTGGCCAACGCCTTTTTACTATAAATTCGAAGAAGATTTAGAGGCTTTCGACAGCGAGCCTTGTCTGATCATTGCTACTGACGGGCAGGAGTATTTTGGCGACCTGATGCGTTTTGCGCCTGAAGAGGGCGTATTTAAGATTCAACCTTTTAACGGGGGAATTTCGAGACTGAAGGAAGAGTCGGTCAATTACCTGAGGCTGTTGCATCCGGTACACCTGATTAAAATTTCCGGCCTGATCAACGAAACCCATGCTGTTTTTGGCGCGTCCGAGAAGCAGGCGTGCTCGATCGTGTTTGTCAACGATAAACGGCTGGACGGGGAAACCGTCGGATTCGCCATCGATAAAACCGGGCTTTACCTGTTTTTGGTGCATACCGATGATTCGGTGATCCGCTGCTTTATTCCGGCCGTTTCAATTAAACACTACCAGATAGGCAAGAAAATCGGTCAGATGCTGATCGAGGAAAAAATTGCCACGCACAAGGAAATCAACTCCGGTCTCGAGAAGCAGGAGCAGATGCGTCATCAGCGCCTGGGTGAGTATCTGACCAATGAGCAGATCGTCAGCTCCGAGCAACTGGTTG
Above is a window of Gallionella capsiferriformans ES-2 DNA encoding:
- a CDS encoding MotA/TolQ/ExbB proton channel family protein, whose product is MFAIVEAAGWPIWFLIFASIIATGLITERLIYLRSSRIAPSGLLDEVVKELKQRGVSEGMLAKLAKHSPLGCIFAAGLKNIKSTPEIMKESIEEAGRATSHDLEHFLTTLGTIASISPLLGLFGTVVGMIEIFGAQTAAGNSPAILAHGISVALYNTAFGLIVAIPSMIFYRHFRAKADSLTIEMEQQAIKLVEIVHGQRKG
- the xseA gene encoding exodeoxyribonuclease VII large subunit, whose protein sequence is MSEYIFLDTKPRVLQVSELTRAINQLLEGNVPALWVRGEISNLVKAASGHWYFALKDEQAQVRCVMFRHKNQSLDSTIANGSQVELLAVASLYEARGDFQLTVEQLRPAGLGVLYEQFARLKQKLEDEGLFDATCKRALPAFPRRVGIITSPQAAALRDVLTTLKRRLPGVPVILYPTPVQGAGSAEKIADAIQTACERNECSVLILCRGGGSIEDLWSFNEEVVARAIFASAIPIVSGVGHETDFTIADFVADERAPTPTAAAQRAVPDRETLLKGLRDTAQHLLRSQRNRLQNAMQALDYLQRRVVHPAEQLKQKSTVLDQMQQRLQRNFSHGLQQEQWRCKSYTHRLRGAGSDFRRMQDKLVHQSARLVQAMQTGQSRKQVRLATAGQHLGLLNPAQVLARGYSLVQHSDGRLVCAAEQLATGDTLRITFASGWATTEVTERGV